In the genome of Lathyrus oleraceus cultivar Zhongwan6 chromosome 4, CAAS_Psat_ZW6_1.0, whole genome shotgun sequence, the window tttctgttatttaagcccattctaccacgtcgagatgaagatttctaaacttcactcctccggctagaatgaccttaaataggggcatctgtaagaccccaattttgtccctaagatccctcatggcatcatatcatatcatatcattgcctcaaggatcattgtgcaccttgcttccctccttgtgggtgggtcatcttttgagtgtgattcttgatcaccaagcatgtttgacatatgtatatcattgcttttctctttatcactaaccaaaagtacaaaaatatgtcatctaaccttgttacttgcagatgaagcaaccacaggtcaaggcagtcaaaggcagtcattgagcaatagatggtggccattcttgagaatttggacaccataTTCATTCACAAGAGTGtatatgagctatgatatcattttgaatcaaaatcccaagtggtagaggcttgaatctcatcaaggcattcttcagccaactgaaaccctagccagtcaactgccaggtcaactgtggattttggaggtgggaagtgattagaaatacttcattcatgttcaaacaagtctcatttgacatttcaaacatcaacattgaagaaaataaagtcaggtcaaaactttccaaaaatagaaagtgacctataattcaaaattgccaaaaatggaaaggttttcatctaacttcaacttcaaattacatcaccaagaaagcttcaaatgaaattttgttgaacatgaaagttgtagatgcttctctcccatttccaaaaagtccaaaatcatccatttctcatgtgtggttaaggagatatgatcaaaacatggcaaggtgtacatggagattcaaatgtgcataacttctcaaccaaatgtccaattcaagtggttctttttgctaaattcttctcttgacttctactatccaaatcatgcattgcatttcatgaattatgATCACATGAATATTTgatatttcacttgatttttggagggaattttcaaagtttaaaattggcCATTTGTTGgaacattctatcattgccaatagctccaaaatgcatttttaagtgaatttgaactcaatcacgtgcactgttcatcatgcacaccatgcataaggtgaatttgCTAATTTGCATTTACACCTTCATTTTGCTAATTCCAGTTGTCATatgcttaaacatgattagggaagTGATTAAGAAGAAGTATATATAGCAAACCCTAACAAATTTTCTGCTAACAACActtcatttttcagatctagatctagaatacaaaacttttctctcaaaattttcttccatttttcttcatttCCAATCCAATTTCTTGCTTAATTCTTGTTGTTGAGTTGTTCTTGAGCAGGATCCTCCACAAAATCAGTGGAATTCGTGCAAGGTGGAAGCATTTGAAGCATGGAAGCAACAATGGAAAATCAAAAATTCTGTGGAATCGTGCATAACTGAGCTGCAATTCTCCTTCCATTCATCTTCACAAGTGTTCTAGAGGAGAGTTTGAGCATTGCAAAGGCACAGATCCAGCTAAATCCAGTTCTGTTTCTACAAGAGGTTACAAATCAATTCTCAtaatcttgattttcattgccataatgtgatagatctttgaatgctgaGTATTTTAGGCTTTGAATCACTGAAATCCGtgccaaattgagtgagatatgttAGTTTGAATTTTTGATGATGATTCTTGTTTCATTTGATCCGCGCATGTATGTTGTTTCCTGGACGAAattgttgttgattattgatgtatgatgTTTGAACTTTACAATGATATGCTCAATGTTAATTTCTGGACATGATGAttttttctggaaatttgaggatgaagatcttgaagatcttCATTGTGTTCATTCATGCCTGTGTTTTTCCTGCGAATTTTGTTATGACCTTCATACTGTTTCCTGCGGATTTAGCTGCATGTTCTTCATGATTACCTGCGGATTAAGGCATTGCATGAGTTTAGGGTTTTGGACAAAACGGTTGCGTTTCATATGCGCGCGCCTGGACTTTCAAATTTCGCTTAGGTTCGAATCCGGTCTCCAGCATAAATTCAAATTGCCTTGCATTATTTTCCATGTTCCCTCCATAATCATGTACATGATCCACAtgcatttttttttattttttcttcatcttaTAAAATCCATATCTAATTGATAATTGCttcaaaaaatatgaggatttttgtgttATGTCCCATtttttgtctagaattttatgatcattttttcacaaattgtgcttggctggtttttattttgccctagggtttgttAACATGTATGCCTTTTTGTACCTTGCTTtccatatcttttgtgaaatgttgagttttaatccaatgcctatgaaatttgacatgcttaaactagacatcttaCTTGACgttttggtgttgagtttgcatttttaccatttatggtttctgttttatgatcatattaaggtaggtgtgacaatttgtgtcacacctttgcttgtccaacttgattaattgatttgccatgccaaatgaattccaattgatgtgattttttgtatgatgcttcttgtggatgttgtgaatgatcatgattatttatggaatttttggattggtttctgatttgattgagatttttctttctggattgccatttgtgagcttttgaattgctttgaacttcaatGGATTGTGAAGTGCTTATGGtttatccaatggatgtgaaattttacacattttttctagacatattgaagattgttttggctttgatttgaggtttttaccatgtttcatttctgttttaggcttgtgctaagttgatgtgtCATTTTGTgtcatatttgagcttgttttgatagccttgccttatacaatttgattaccatgcctaatcatgtccaattgctctaatttttggtgtgttgatcatgttgtatgttctgttcatccatgaattttctcaagattatttgaaccatttttgaattaatgtgcatttgttcattctgatgtctcaatgtgctcacaacttgcataccttgccatgattggtttgtaaaatgaatttggtgaatgatattgacatgggaccttttggattgtgttgttaattgattgaggttgattcatgttaattttcaggttatgttttaaattttttctccatctttgaccctagtggtttgcctctcatctttgagctttgttttcaggttgaacatccaagttatatggttcatgatgctccatcatttgagcatttgatgtttacctttgtctactaacattgtgtgttttgtagggttgttaactcatttgagcttgacttgtggcttatgcctttgcttattgggtttgactgttgatattaactgttggttgtttgtctttatagttgtactgatttgtttgatgtttcaacaggtacataagtagcttaagttcattgtgaacttgcttttgcttggttgcttaaccacttaggtataatttctcttcttcatgtagtctggaagacctgtcctgttatgtgggcaggcacctgtctgaagtcctccttaagaggcaatgcttgtgattgtttattttttgtgccaagcaggaaaagtcctcatatgaggcaattcgtagataaaagagatgtgtagtccatctcctactattcagtgtgtcatccctttgctcacataacatgttgatgcattgtggatattaacccaagatcttatagagtctacttgtggagaagagttccaactttctgaactcccacaccttctattattcaatgctctccctgaccagggataagagctatgaggcacacccctcatctccatttcatctgcttcaccttaactctcaatgttaaggttaagagcacaacttaccccattccagttgactttaaagtctaaccttgcttgagcctaattgcttgtatatagtgtgtgctaactgacttgtttgtctgattacttgattcatctgtgcatagttgcttgagtgtgccttagtgcatttatcatcatcatttgtatatcatttcataaactttgctttatagcatttttgctttgtccatggaggagacaagcataagtccattacttggcagttgttccaatgatatggtgtgagactagtataagtccattgattggcatctggtatcattgttttgttttaggagattggtgtaaatccattgattggtatccggtatccatgtttgtttgtgagattggtataagtccattgattggcatccggtatcattgttttgttttaggagattggtgtaaatccattgattggtatccggtatccatgtttgtttgtgagattggtgtaagtccattgattggcatccggtatccatttgcttttttcatttgcttacttgcattgttgcctattccaaaggacacacttgaatcatctacatatgatttcaagaggtgaacatctaagaagttttactccctcacccacccaccttttgtttctttaaacctccatttgcatgctaatctcaacctgaaaaatattgtgcaaacattttcatttcttttcaaattagaaacctaggctttaggcctttgatttttcaaactccatttcataatacttctttgaattgaattctaattatactttgaccatcttttgtgaataaatcctaattggttaatccaactcattcaattgctttgtggctttgtccattcttgataagttttcatacattagccataggtttgatttatcctagttggttgatgttaacctcaccttggtccttagtgattgaattgtaagacttccttgcttattatagggttaacccctcactagcaagttgaagcttttctcacatggtggacttgttgtttatataaggttgagttttctcccgtggataacgaaagaccttagggcttttgtttaaaatgaaccccactcatacttttggaaatcttttagccgaactacggtgttttgatccttaccttccatggaaaggtacgtaggcaacgggttcatccgttcaaacacaaaaataataacttgtatattcttttcttatcccttcaaccatgtttgcacaataaatatttcataacaaataacatttcgtacaacaagtgtgaaaagggctccctaggagtacctaggacgttttgggtgcctaacaccttcccattgcgtaatttaccccttacccatattctctgatcttttcattagttttctatgtgtaaaacttcttaggcttttgttcgctttttagccattcctttggataaataaaagtgcggtggcgactcgatttctttgtatgctttgcttttgatttaatcaataaatcataaagtgacgaatacactgctacaccttgtgttcaatatagacataagggcaaaagggtaattatacacataagtgttatcacagaaggaattgtcagatcacatgacattttcgtgtcttgggtagcagtgatgtgttgctagataccgctcactgtttattatgttaaatgcgtgatttaatataattgccaacgtcacgaaaacctacagggtcacacacaaaggacggattgatgagagatagagtaactaaggaataccgtaaggtacggtgcccttaagtgaattatagaacatcgtaaggtatggtgtacttgagtagaatacgaaatatggtaaggtaccataggcttaagtgattttgggcatattataagatatgggccaaaatacacttaagtgggcttttagcttgaagcccacacaagtggttctataaatagaacccttgtgcagaagcattcatagcggttgcattattttcgttttctctctctctctctctctctctctctctctcactcaaggccttcattcgtaccagctagcactgagattgaaggaatccgttcgtgtggactgagtagagacgttgtcatcgttcaacgttcgtgatcgcttcgtggatcagcgcaaaggttttgatcgtcacaagagatctgcaccaaaggtttcaatcgtcacaagaggtaaatattctatcactgatcatgaccattcgtaaggatctctaaaggagaaaattttaatttccgctgcgttttggaccgcaattctccttcagttcCAACAGCAAAAATAAACCTTCCAAGGGTATTAGCAGTGGTGGAAATATGGTTGGTAGGGACCCAATTTGCAGctcctattttatgcaatataGCAAACTTGACAGTCAACTTCCcagcaggaagatgctttttaataGGTCAACCTTTCACCTGCCTAGCTGTAATCtctctacagacctcattgtttGTAGCTTCCAGTTCACCTGCACCCTCAATTTTTCTTCCTAGAAAATTATTAATAACAGTGGGAGAGAATGTGATACACTTACCCCTCACAAACACCTTACAAAATTCCTTGTTCTTATCAGCAATATCCTCAGGAATGTTGACATTGAATTCCTTAACAAAACCTTCATAGCATTGAGAGAACCCAGCCACAGTCTTCAACAACCCAACAGCCTttatcaggtccatgacctccttgacATCAACAACATCTTTTCCCAACTCCCTTTCCACAACCACCCttctttgaatcacaaatttccacttggcagcttcatcctcaagatggaaagagatgttATCCAAATGAACAACAACAACTTTAACAGGAGACTTCCTAGCAGTGGTTTTCTTCAtaggagagatgtcagggacatcttcctcaacatcctcttcagactcagaatcttctctgaccttcctcttctttacttcaaccttgctccaagatttggagggaccAATACCAGCAGTTTTCTTAGCTTTTCTAGCTGACATAAGTTCAGCCATAGATCTTCCTTTTCGAGTCTTCATGCATTTAGCCACACTTggctttaagtgatgaagtaagctatactcttgatcatcagacctatcatcctctaggtTAATCACATTGTATGCATCATTATGCTTCTTAGAGTAGGAAGCATTGGCAGTTTTAGGTGGCACAAATTTTCCTTTATCAGACACAGTTTGCCCTAGAGAGCACAACCCTTCAGCAACCATGTCCTTTTTAGAACTGGAGGAATCGTCATCCTTCTCACTATGTTGTTCAGCCTCAGGAGAGGGGTGAATTTGAGACAGGGGAGTAGAAAATCCCTTCacagaatgtccttcattaaggattctagtgactaggtttcttataACACGATCAGTGTGGTGTATATCTTCCTTAGAATTTGTGGTAGGAGTTGAACCAGAAGGAATACAAGAGGAGTTACCTTGATCAGAGCATGCCGAAGCTGAGGCATCAATAGGATGGTTCAAATCAATGGCCTCGCAAGGAATAACTGAGAGAGGAACCACATCCAGAATCTCATCATCGGGAATGTTCATAGGAGGAGCGCTAACCTTTTGAGTAGACTTAGTAATTTTTGAAGCAGAAGTAttttgatgttgtgacattttggaGTTTTTCTGGAAAAAGTGCAGTTGCCCTAGTAGAGGTAAGTGAAGAAGGAGCAGGAAGATGGAAGAGTTGGAGTAGGTAGTGAGGTTATGGGGGTAGCGTGTGAAGACGTGatagatggtatttccaaaactaggtgatgatttaccataatggGGGCGCTTTATTTTATCCACATAGACACTAATTTGCTTActttttccactccatattaattgctacaagtcttcataaatgcaaatccctaattttcctctcaggacttcaaactgatttgcatccaaggcctttgtaaaaatatcagctaactgcatctcagtagcaacatgctctaaggCTACAATCTTATCCTTCACGAGTTTTATAATAAAATGgtgacgaatatcaatatgttttttcctgttgtgctgaataggattctttgagatgtttatagcactcaggttgtcacagtacaatgtcatgacatcttgcgtgacattgtattcagtcagcatttgtttcatccacaccaattGAGAATAACTACTTCCAGCTGttatgtattcagcttcagcagtagacagagaaacacaattttgcttcttactaaaccatgatattaaattgttccccaagaagaagcatcctcctgatatgcttttcctatcatcagcacttccagcccaatcagcatcacaatatccagacaGCACATattcagatccatgagtgtatagcatctcatagtcactagtgccattgacatatttcaggatccttttcacttggtttatatggctcacctttggttcagcttgatatctagcacatacacctacaacaaatgcaatgtcaggtctgcttgctgtgagatatagcagactccccATCATGCTTCTGTAaagactttgatccacactgacaccattttcatctttagacactttcagatgagtaggagcaggtgtcctcttgtggcttgcattctccatgccaaacttcttaacaatattcttggcatatttactttgagatagaaagatagaatcttccatttgcttgacttgcaggccaagaaaataggccagttctccaacaaggctcatttcaaattcagactgcatttgctcaacaaaatgttgaaccatcttacttgacatcccaccaaacacaatatcatccatatagatctgagccaccatgagctttcctccttcatcttggacaaataaagtcttatcaatgcctccctttctgtatccattgtcaatgagaaacactgtgagtctctcataccaagctctaggagcttgtttcaacccatagagagctttcctcaacttatacacatgctttggaagatttgggtatgtgaatccctttggttgttcaacatatacttccttATTCAAGTAGCCATTTTAGAAGGaacttttcacatccatttggaacagtttaaacttcagaatacatgtcactcctagcaataatctaatggactccaggcgagctacaggagaaaatgtttcatcaaagtcaactccttcaacttgagtgtatccttgtgctaccaatctttctttatttctagtaaccacacctttttcatcagatttattcttgtaaacccgCTTTGTTCCAATAATATTTATTCCTTCAAGTCTTGGAACCAATTtccatacttcatttctcttgaattggcctaactcttcctgcatggcattgatccagaattcatcagttaaggcttctttaacattcttaggctcaatcttggacacaaaatagacatgtgagatcacttcccttgatctagtggtgacccctttatttgggtctcctataatgagacCTTTAGaatgatccttctgaattctgatagagggtcccttatttacttgatcagcttcaggttcagcttgagtggactCATTCTCACTACTTTTGTCCAGGATttcagctggggcatcattcagaaatgtttcaacatcgtctgtgacatcagtctcttgatcatcaacaacaatattgatatattccatcataacttttgttTTGGAATTAAGAACTCTAaaggctctgctgtttgttgagtagcccaaaaatattccttcaccagtcttgggatccattttccttctttgttcacgatcagccaggatatagcatttactaccaaacacatggaagtatttgatagtaggtcttcttcccttccatacttcatataaagtggttgaggtcccttttctcaaggttactctgttgtgaacataacaggcCGTGTTCATAGCTTCGGCCCAGAAGTGataaggcaacttcttagcatgaatcatagctttagcagattcttggagagttctatttttcctttccaccacaccattttgttgaggggtaatgggagaagagaactcatgaccaataccttcagatgaacagaattcagcaaatttactgttctcaaattctttcccatgatcacttctgattctgataacatgactttctctttctctttgaagtctttggcaaaggtctttgaacacatcaaacacatcagatttttcccttataaaattcacccaggtatatctggagaattcgtccaccacaacataagcataccttttcccaccaagactttccacctgcataggtctcatcaagtccatgtggagaagttccagcactctagatgtggtgtcatgtttgatcttaTGATGTGACATttttgtctgctttccaatctgacattcaccaaatactcttccttcttcaatctttaattttgggattcctctgacagcttcgacatatatgatcctcttcattcctttaagatgcagatgacccagtttttgatgccatggtttcacttcttcttctttatctagagcacatattgatgaataactagtttcttgagaaatccacatatagcagttgtccttagacctgactcctctcatgatcacctcatttttttCATTAGTAATAAAGCATTCAGTTTTTTTGAAGTTCACATTTAAACCTTGATCGCACAGTTGACTGATGTTGATCAGGTTTGtagtcaatcctttaacaagcagcacattaccaaggttaggaactccaggacaattcaactttccaatccccttgatttcaccctttgcttcatcaccaaaagttacatagctggtgACATGAGGTTAGAGGTCAACCAGtaggtttttgcttccagtcatgtgtctggagtGTCGTACCCAAAATTTTGACCAccttttaatttttattttcggTAAACACTAACACATCCAGAGCATACCAGTCATCTGGTCAAGtgacctaaaaagtcaaaagatagaccattttgattttttagtccctcttaggagttgattttagtttaggggtattatttaaattatttaaaaaaaaacataatttgTAGGAGCATGCTAAAAAGAGTATTACTATTAATTTTTGGGAAAATTAGTAGTGTTAGTAATCAGGATAATATATTgatttaaaaaaatcaattaattagGGGTAGTATTTACTTAATAAAAGTATAAATTGATGAAATTATAGAGGTTTTAATATTGTTAATATAATTAACTCTCATTAACATATTAATATTATGAATCCATTTTGTTTT includes:
- the LOC127137338 gene encoding uncharacterized protein LOC127137338 codes for the protein MSQHQNTSASKITKSTQKVSAPPMNIPDDEILDVVPLSVIPCEAIDLNHPIDASASACSDQGNSSCIPSGSTPTTNSKEDIHHTDRVIRNLVTRILNEGHSVKGFSTPLSQIHPSPEAEQHSEKDDDSSSSKKDMVAEGLCSLGQTVSDKGKFVPPKTANASYSKKHNDAYNVINLEDDRRVVVERELGKDVVDVKEVMDLIKAVGLLKTVAGFSQCYEGFVKEFNVNIPEDIADKNKEFCKVFVRGRKIEGAGELEATNNEVCREITARQVKG